One Lagenorhynchus albirostris chromosome 7, mLagAlb1.1, whole genome shotgun sequence genomic window, CGGCCTGTCGAGTGCCGGGCAGGCTTCTTAGAGAAGAAACCTTCGAGCTGAGGCCTGAGGGATGAGTAGTAATTCTTATGCCCCGGGGAGTGACCTGGGGTGGGAGAACCTAAGTCTCGGATTTTAGGAGCTTTGGACAACACCCCACTGAGCTCAGTGGAGGTTGCGTCTGCCTTATTGTTGTAGTGACCGTATTGTTAATGTGCTGGGAGACTTTAAAGACGTTTAAAGTGTATCCAGGGTGCTGACAAGACATTTAGGTTTGAGCGGGCGGCGGCCCCGCGTCTGTAGCAGTCACCTTGACCGGGTGTGTAGGGGGCGGGGATAGGGGGATGACCCTGTGGCCACCATCCTGGCAGGAAGGGCAAGGTCCTCGGGGGCTGAGATATCTTGCCTGGCTGGAGAGGAATATCCTGGTAGGAAGCGAACCCCCAGAGTCTGAGATGGGGAGAGATAGGGCAGAGTCAAGGACAACATTGTAGTGCCAAGATTAGGTGCCTGGGCTGATGCTTGAGGGGTTCTATCAATGAGACTTAGCCTGAgactacattgggtctttgttttcatataatagttttccttttaataaagaCCAGTAGAAGTTAATGAGATGTGACTCGTTTTCATTGCTTCGAATACTTCCCATTGAACTGTGTCTacagatcaaaaaaatattgttagACTAGGATGCTACCTAATCTTGGGTGCTAAAGATAGACTCCTGCAGTGGGAAGCAGGTGCTAAATAAAAGTAtcaggtggcttccctggtggcgcagtggttgagagtccgcctgccgatgcaggggacacgggttcgtgccccggtctgggaagatcccacatgccgcggagcggctgggcccgtgagccatggcctctgagcctgcgcgtctggagcgcGTCcgtctgcgacgggagaggccacaacggtgagaggcccgcgtaccgcaaaaaaaaaaaaaaaaagtatcagggGTCCTGGAAGACCTGCCTATCAGCTCCATACCTTGGAAGAAATCTGTGTGACCTAGGGAGGCCACAAGACAACAGAAATTCATATCCCCAGAACATCCTGATCAGAAGGAATTTTAAACCAAAATGCCCGTTTTACAAGTAAGGAAATAGCCCCCAAATACACTggtgaatgaaataatgtcactgTTTATGACCGTGGATCTCCATTCCAGTCAAGGGGGCAGAATTAAAAATTCACACTATGTCAGGGATGACTGtattctgagaagaaaaaaacaacatgcAGTTTCTGAGAGTAACTCAGATAAAGTGGTCAAGAGAAGTGTCCCCGAGGAGGTGACGCTGATCAAGGACCTGCAGGAAGTGAAGGAGGGAGCCGAGCAAAGGCTCAAAGACAGGGCAGGCTTGGTGTATTCCAGAAACAGCAAGGCCATACTGGAGCAGAAGAGTGAGAAGAAATAAGAtggaagggaggtgggggggaggggcgggtgcTGTAGAGCTTTGTAGGCTGAGGAAAGGATGTGGTCTTAACTCAGGACAGCCCTGGAAATTCTGGGCAGAgcagtgacatgatctgactttaAAAGGGTCCCTCAAATGTGTATTGAGAACACATGGGAGCCTGAGCCAAAGTAGGTGATTTAAGAAGTGACATCAATGGTCCAGGTGACAGGCAATGGCAGCTCAGGCCAGGCAGGTGCCAGTAACAGTGGTGGGAAGAGGTTGGGTATTTTGAAGAAAGAGGCTGCAGAATTTGGGAGTGGGTTGGATGTGGCATGTAAGAGAAACAGGGTAGTCATAGGTGACTTCAAGTTCAGAAAAGATGTACACAATCATTACCTTTAATAGAACTATAAGCATTTGGAAAATATGATAGTCAAGTCCCTGTGCACCATTCAACTTCCATTTAAGACTAATCCATGCCAAGAATGTCCTCTGCTCTCTCTTCTCCACCTCCCTCCACTTCCTGGAAGCATGCCTCCCCGTGATCTTGGGCAAAGCTGATTAATTCAGTTCATCCAACAAGCATCCATATGCTGGGCCTGGAGATGAGAAAAACCAAACCAGGTGTCAGCCATGGTTCTGACCCCTGGAGAACTTCCAGGCGGGCTGTGGAGATAGATacgtaaatttattttaattcagtatGTTTGGGGCTAAAGAGAGGATTGCCCAGAAAGCTCTGCACACAAGGGCCGTCTGTGTCCCAATTTAGTCCAAGACTACTGTCCATTAATGGAAACCCATAAGGGGATgggagaaggcttcctggaggagacacGTGACAGCAGCAAGGGGCCAACCTGGCTTTAACTAGAGCTCTAACGTGTGGGTGTGCCTTTGTTAAGGGCAATGGAGTGACACTAGAGCACAGATTCATGCTTGCTGGTTGGGGCAACAATGCAACCGTCCAGTCAGAAAGCCTGAGCACTTTCCCTTGTGAAATCCGCCTTTTAACTTTCAGGCCATCTCAAGTGTTCATTCAACTGGGAATATTGATGGTGATGATATTTTGAGCGCTTGTTATGCatcaggtgttttgttttgttggccatgccccacggcatgtgggatcttagttccccgaccagggatggaacctctGCCTCCTACATTGGAACttcagtcttaaccactggaccgccagggaagtcctgcatcaGGTCTTGTGCTAAGAGTTTTACATGTTATCTTCCTGATCCTTATAAATACCCCAtatcacaggtgagaaaactaagactcagggaggggaagggagagtcaGCTAGCACCAGGCAACAGGATAAGAATTTGAAACCGGGTCAGGTTCACTAAGAAAAGGCCATGAATGTTTCCCCTAACGCATGCTGTCTCCACTAGAATATTTTTGCAGTTGGATTATAGTTGTCTGACCCCGCCCTTCCCCGCCCACCTTGGACTTTAAATTCCTCCAAGGCAGAGGCCATGTTAATTCATCTTTGAAAACCTTCAACCTTCATACTCTGTACCCCCGGAACACCGGCGCCCAGCACGGAGTAGCACAGACTGGGCGACCTGCAAAGGTttaccaaatgaatgaatgaatgaataaatgaatggatgaatccGAGTCCTTACTAGTCCAGTAAATTGCCGCCACCCCAGGCCTCGACTTCCCCACAGCGCTGCTCTGGGCAATACGCCGAACCCAAGTATTCTCCAGAGCGCGGGAAGAAAACGCGGGCACTGCTGGGCGGGTCTCCGGCTCCTCGGGGCGGGGCTCGGCGGGCCGGACCACAGCTTTCCTCGCGCGGGGGTGAGGCGGAAGGGCGGAGCCAGGGCTCCCCCGCTAGCGTTATTGACCACGCCCGCCGCCACCCGGCTGTAGTTGTGGAGGTCAGCTCCgccccttcctttttccctccgaGAAGGCGGTGGAGGCTGACTCTACAGTCATGGTGAGTGTAGGACAATCGGGCACCATCCGCGTGCTGTGGGgctcaggggctggggtgggggtcgcGTGGCGAATCCTGAGAGCCCATCTACCAACCCGGCCTGTGGGAGGCCCTGCGTAATGGCCTAGCGTCGCCCCAGCCGGCCCCTCGCTTTCTCCCCACGTAGGCCTAGACCAGGAGAGGTACGCGCGCTCTGCCGGGGCCTCCGTTTTTCCCCCTGCGGAATGGGGGTAGTGGCCCAGCCTCGCAGCAGGCCTGGGCGAGGGCGCGCCTGCTGCGGCCTGGGTTGCCCTGCCCAAGGCACGGTAGTGCTGGGCCTCCAGCGCGCTCCTGGCCCAGGGCGAGGCGCGCGCCCTCCAGGGGCTGATTACGACGCAGGTGGAGGGGACGATGGCCGGTGGAAGCCTCGGTAAGTGGCCGAGGGGGAGACGGCCCCGCTGGGTGTTTGACCCAGACCCTTTCTTTCGCTCAGGCCAAGATTAAGGCTCGAGACCTTCGCGGCAAGAAGAAGGAGGAGCTGCTGAAACAGCTGGAGGACCTGAAAGTGGAGCTGTCCCAGCTACGCGTGGCTAAAGTAACAGGCGGCGCGGCTTCCAAACTCTCCAAGATGTAAGTGACGGGAGGCCAGACTACGGCCCTCTGGGCGTGGGGTGACATATGCGTCGGGAACATTTGTGGATTTTCGAAGTTGGCTTAAGGAGGTGTCCGTTTAAGTGCCCATTCCATGCATCCGTGGGTCGGAATGTCGTGCCCTTACTAGCCAGCCTCTCTTGGCTCCCCTTGCTCATGCCCAGGTGCGTGGTGACCTGCCTTTGACCTGTGGTCCTTTGCCTGGAGTAATTTCCTTCAACTCCTGGCTGGAGAAAGAACTGGGTGTCCCTGAAGACTCATTTTAATGGTACCTTCGAACGTCTCATTGATCCCTTTCTCCTACCTCCCACcagcatttggatttttttccgcATCCCCCTTCACTTGGTTGAGGGACCCCTTGCACCCCTTACTTGAGTTGTAGTGTAACTTACTGATGTATGTGGAGCAAGAGTCAAGATTTGTGAAAGGAGCATGGATTTGGAGTTAGTCAACCTGGGCATAAATTCCGCTTCTGCCACATCCTACTTGGTGGGTAGATTGGCTCACCACCCaggtttttctttccccttttataAAATGGGCACCCAATAATATTCCTGTGGTGGTGCATGCTGAATCCTCAAGACTGTGTTTACCAGTCATTTACTAAGCAGCACTCATATTCAACATGACTGCAAATTCACTTATCCCCAGCCTGTTCCTGTCTTCAGCCTTGTCCCCTCCCCAGTGGCCCCTCCTGTGACTCCCTAATCAGCTTGTGGCATGATTCCCTCCAGTCAGCTCATTCAGATTGGCATTGGTTAGGTCGTCTTCATAGTCCTCAGGATATATGGCCTGGGATGGGAGATCTTTCCTGATCTGCCCTTCACCTCTCATTAAGCCTCCTCAGTGAATACTTCACAACTCTTCTAAAGCACTGGATGTGCCAGCCGTTCCATGTCCCCAGTCCTGGGATACTCATCCATTGTCTCTCTTCCCTCCAGAACACCTTCCTCCTGGGCTGGGTTAGGTACCTCCTGGGTGAATGTGGGTGAGCTGATGGGGAATGCCCCTGCCCTATGACATCTGGGTCAGGCCCTGAAATAGATACCTTGGGGAGTGCTGTGTGTCTTCCCCATCTTGATCGATGTCTCTGTTTTGTAGCCGTGTTGTTCGCAAATCCATCGCCCGTGTACTCACCGTCATTAACCAGACTCAGAAAGAGAACCTCAGGAAATTCTATAAGGTTAGTGGCTAAGGGACAGTGGTGCTTGGCTAGAGGAGCAGTATGGCAAGCTTCTGCTGGGGTGCTTGGGACTGGGCTTTCTAGAGACTTCTCAGTTTGTGGATGTGTTCGCCTTCTTACTAGCATGTGGCATGCAGACTGCATTTCCTTGGGGCTGCAGTTGtcaagaaatcaaagatgtgGGAGTCTGGCTGGAGATGGGTTTTGAATAAAACCTCACGAGCTGAGTTTGGGCAGTcttgtttaaatgttttaatggTCTTGCTAGCACTGTCAGTCACTGCCAAGCATCTGGtatcctcatttttcaaatgatgaCCTCAacgcttagagaggttaagttgcCCAGCGCCACCTACAGTAAATGGATTGGGCCTAGGTTCCAAACCATGTCTTGGTAAGGGTGGATTGAGTGCTTCCTGGAGATTTTCCACAGGTGCCTGCCCCTCACTCAGCCTAgaatttttataatcattttttgcTTGTGCCTAAAACTAGTGTTGTCAGGGTTCAAGCTATGAAGTGGAACCAGTAGGAGATTTTATATACTGTGTATGCACACATTTGGTTTATTACAAGGAAATGGCTTGTTTGATGGTGGGGTACACACTTGTTGGGAAGAGAGGATCTGTGAGCAAGCTGGAGCTCAAGGTTTGGTTGAAGCTGCTGCCCTCAGGTGGATTTCTTGGGGGAAGCCACAGCCCTGCCTTTAAGGCCTTTCAACTGTGATCAGGCCCACCCAGGTTACTCTGGATAATCTCTTAATTAAAGCTGACTGATTAGGGGGTTTGATAGCATCTGCAGAATGGCTTCATATCAATACCCAAATTAGTGTTTGAATGACTGGAGGGTTTGACACATCAAAGAAGTCATCACGGTGTGCCGGGGCTGGCTGCCCAGCAGCATGTTGGGGGAGGGTTGCTGCCACCCCCGGACGTGTGTGCATTGTTTGGGGGAACGTATTCTGAGAATTGGGTCTGGAGCTTTCATCAGCCTCTGAGGGGACCATGTAGAGTTGTGGCCTGGAAAAATTGCCTTCATGACCATCCAGTGAGTACACTCCCCCAAACAGCCAGGCAGGACTCCTGGAGATAGAGGTAAGGTCTCTATGAGAAACGTTGATGTTCGATACAGTAATCTCTGGCCATGTGTGCCTATTAAGTGCTTATGTGGCCACAGTGACTGAAGGATGTAAACAGTGTGTGGCTAGTGGCCACTCTTGGACAGCAGAGCTCTAAGGTGCTTGGTAAATTGGAAACAGATGAAGCCCTGACCTGTACCAACTGATATGAGGGATGTGGGTGGACAGACATTCATGCTTCCAGGTCCCCCCACAGAGCTTGCCCTCATCTCCTGCTTAGCTTTTTCCCTGCAGTTCTCTGCGCTGAGGCTGTTCATGACCTGAACCCCGCTTAGCTCACATACGCCTGCCATGTGCCTACCCCTCCAGGCTGTTGGCAGCTCCCAGCCTGAGCTGTCACTTTTCAGGGCTTTTGTGCCCACTCTGGTTTCTCTTGCAGTTGACGTGCCCGTTGCTTTCAAGGCTGTTGTCAGTCATTTAGGTGAAACCTTCCTTAatctctttcctcctccacacTGATGCACCacttgttttccattttccacTGTGCTGGGAGCTCCTTGAGCAGGGAGCAGGTCTCATTTGTAGCTAAACCAGCACCCAGTACAGGGCCTCAAAATGAAGAGGCCCCAGGGGACCTTTGCAGAACAAAGGGGACCATGAGAGCTGCCTTAGCCTAGACTCCTCACTGAGGAGGAAGTGGGTCGGGAACGAGTGGgagcagagatggagagacaATGCCCTGAGAAAGGTCTAGGAACAGGAGCCAAGTCAGGAAGAGGGGCTTGGCCCCTCATAGCAGGATGGTCTCGGCCGAGCCAGGTCTTCCCTCAGATGCATGTGTTCGGTGGGAATGTCACCACAGGTACCTGGCAGGTCCTTCAGATAAATTGAGCACCAGCTTAAGCTGCACATCTCACCCTcccgtacacacacacataatttaagCGAAGATAACAGGAAATGCCCCCAGGACTCGGTGGGTACCAGACTTCCCTTGCTGGGTTGGGGTGTGATGTTGACTCCACGGCTGGCAATCTGGTGGAAAGAGCACCAAGTAGGGAGTGGGTTGACTTGGGTGTGCACCCCAAGTTCCACTACAGCTTCACTGAGATTTGGGCAAAATTACTTCCTAGCCCAGCAAATCAATATACTTAAGGAAAATGAGGACAGTCCTTCCCAGCCTTGAACTTGGGGGAATTAAAGAGCTAGGAAGCAAAGTATGGCCTGGCAACACTTCAGTCTCCAGTCCCCTCCTGGGCTGGGTGTCATACAGCTCCTCACGCTTGCATCTCCCCAGGCACATCCCAGCGTCTCAGTTCCGACTCTGTGGCTTCCTTAGCTACCGCAATAGCTCCCAAACCCTGGTCCTCATGTTCCCCCGCTCCCCCTCACCCAGGGCAAGAAGTACAAGCCCCTGGATCTGCGGCCCAAGAAAACGCGTGCCATGCGCCGCCGGCTCAACAAACACGAAGAGAACCTGAAGACCAAGAAGCAGCAGCGGAAGGAGCGGCTGTACCCACTCCGGAAGTACGCGGTCAAGGCCTGAGCATCCAGGtgtcaataaaacaaacaaactggctGGTGTTGCTTTGTGTTTATAGGGGTTTCTACTAAGTGCCGGAGAGATGGGCTGGTGCGGCCCTGGTTATGGTTACCGGGTGTCTGATGGATCCCAGCAGGCTGGCCTGCTGCTGTTGGCCCTGGTGGGGGGCCATGGCAGCCCTGGCCACAGGGGCCTGTTGGGCACTCTCTTATGGTTACTTTGGTCCTGTGCCCCCTGGGCAGGGAGAAGCAGGGATGGAAGGTCTTCAGAGCCATAGGTAGTGATGTTCTGTTTGAGCAGCTCTGGGTGATTTGCAGTGAACTTGGAATTTTGCCTAAGCAGCTCCAGACACTAAGAGTTTCCCATCTGGGGTAAAGGCACAGGCGTGGGCCACATCCAGGACTCCCTGCCAAAAGCATGGTATGGGGCTCTGTGGGTGCGGGCCTCCCCTAGCAGGCCTTCCTCTGCACCCTTGTTTGCTGTAGCCACAGACCTTACCTTCAGGGTCTCAATGCTCTTTCCTGTATTGTAGTCCCAGACTTTGACCTGGAAATCAAAACAAGCTGGGGGGTAGGGAAGTCTCATAGGCAAGTCTGGCATCTTTGACAAAATCACACTGGGGTGAGTCTTAGCCAACATGTTAACTTCTTGATCTGGGTTTTGTTGTCTGTGAGGTGTGTTTAACAAGGGCTGCGTAATAGCTGATGCAGAAATTCAGTGCAATACTTTCCTTTCCCCTGAAGCTGAGTCATAGAAATGTCGGTGCCACTAACATTTGGGCCAGTGCAGACCTTAGTGCCAGGCATTCGGTAAGGAAGTAGTTGGCACCTGGGTCCTGCCCTTGGTAGCCTCCTATTTAGGGCAGATAGGGATGTGGACATTTCTGGACATGGGGTGCTGAGGGCTCCGGTAGGGAGGATGTGGGGTAGGAGTTCACAGGAAGGAAGGCCTGATGGGGTGGGGTTACCATGTGGGAGTAGCCAGTGCTGGCCACCTGCAGCCCATCAGGGGAGAAAGCTCTGCTCTTCACCCAGGTGATGTGGCCCTTAAGCTGGACAGGCAGGCTTCCGGTTGAGGGCTTCCAGATGTGGATAGTCTTGTCCCAGGAGCCGGACACCTGGAAAGCAGACAGCTCTAAGCATAGAGGTTTGGGGCCTGCATACCCTGCCCCCAAAATGGCCTCAAAGAGTGACCCTCAAAGAGTTGTAGTCAGCAAGGGGCCACCCTGGAACCTAGGCAACCCAGCCCACCAATAGGCCAGATGCTGAGTAGCACAGGCAGCTGACGTTGCCACTGTGGGCCTCCAGCTCCTGGTGGAAGATCACTGGAGTCCCTGCCCGAAGGTCCCACATGCGGATGGTGGAATTCCAAGAGCCCGTGGCCTGCAGACAGCCGCCATAAGCATGGTGCCTCCCGGTTCCTCGACTGGCTAGGCTCACAGAAAGCAGGCACCATCTCACCAAGCCCTGCTGaatccccatcttacagaggaGGGGACAGGCTCAGAAGAGCTAAGTCACTGTCAAGGTGTAGAATTCTAACCACTTGTTAGGCCACTGAGGTGGGGCCCGGGCAGAGGTGGGGCTCACCAAGCAGTCTGAGCTGGGTGCGAAGTCACTGCTTGGGACAGTCTCGGTGTCCCACCAAGTGGCGCAGCACCTGGCCTGACTGGAAGAAAGAGCGCAGAGGCTGCGTGCCAGGTTCTCTGCCTCAAGTGAGTCAGACCCAGGCCCTCCTTGTGGGGCTGCCTGGGTAGTGTGATGCAGCATAGGGGTTAGGGGAGGCTTCCCGGGCCTTGGCAAGAGAGGAGGGCAGTACAGGCAGGGGGAATCTCATGGCAGAGGTCTTGAGGCATGAGGGTAGGGAGAGGGGAACTGGGGAGGTAGCTGCAGCCAGATGCAAGGGAATGGGATGCCAGGGGTGGGGAAGACGAACAACCTTTCCCAGTTGGAAAGTGTGGCCACTGTGGACGGTGTGCATCCCTGGATCCCAGGCCTCACTGGCTGCCCCTCCACCTACCTGCACCTCCCAGAGCATCACCCTCTTGTCCCAGCCGCCTGATGCCAGTTGCTTTGAGTCAGGGCTGAAGCTGATGGTCTCCACACTTCGCTGGTGACCTGCAGGCACCGGCCAGGGGGCGAGGTAGCACAGGACACAGCAGGGTCCGAAAGGGAAACCAGGCCTGGCTGCTTGGCTCCCAGTTCCACCCAGCCCACTCACCCTGTAGGACCTGCAGACACTTGGCTTCTGCTACATCCCACAGGCGGATGGCGCAGTCACAGGAGGTGCTGGCAAAGAGGCAGCCATCGGGGGAGAAGCGGCAGAACCTCACGGGGGCCTGGGTGGGCGGCCGTGGTCAAGGAACGGGGCACTGCGCTCCACCTCTGGCCCTTGCAGTCCAACCCCTGCTAATTTCTTCAGTCTCGTTGCCTACCGCCTCTCTCCTCACTTCTAACCCTCACCCTCCAGCCACCTGGAAAATTCCTGGGCTTCCATGCCTTGGTCTGGAATGCCCAACTCAGTTTGCCTATTTGGAAGATCAATACCCAAATCAAATGGCAGACACCTCCCAGAAACTCCTTGACAGCCCGGCGTAGGTTCATTACCCTCTTAGAGCTCCCCAGCCCCTTGACTTTCCCTATTACAACATGAATCAATCTGCCCTATAATTAccagatttgttttttcttgtcttaatAATCATAAGTTATGTCTACTGAGTTCTTACTGGGTGCCAGGTACTTTGCTTGCATTATCTCATCCTATAGGGTAGCAACTATTATCCCTAttctgaagaggaaataggtgcAGAGAAGGTGACATGACTTGAGTTCAATCACAGTCAAAAAAGTGGGTAAACATAGatggacattatgctaagtgaaatcagtcaCCAAAAGAAAtagtgtgtgattccacttataccaGGTATTGTACTTAGTCAAAATGGAGACAGAAGGCAGGACAGTGATTGTCAGGGGCTGGGaaaagggaggaatggggagtttaatgggtatagagtttcagttttgcaagatatgAAGAGACTTCTGGAAGCTAgatgcacaacagtgtgaatgtactgaactgtacactttaaaatggttaataggGTATTATGTAGATTTTTTAAGTGGTAGGATTTGAGTCCAGGTCTGTTAGAGTCAGAGGCTCAGGACCCCAGGGGTCAGGTCCTGTCTCCTTGACCTCGCGCCCCTGCCCTGCCTGGGCTGTCTTGCATGGATGCTCGGCTCAGATGTCAGAGGTCATTGTGGTAGGCTCTGTAGAAAGCCACAACAGGGCCataggcctcagtctccccatctgggGTGAAGAGCCCCACATGTGTCTCCACAGCAGCCGCCCACTCTGGGTCTCCCATCCATATACACAGCCATCCTCGGAGGCTGTGAGCAGCTTCTGGCCATCgggagagaaggcagaagagTTGACCTGCAAGGAGAGCACAAAAGTCCTATCCTGGGGCAAGAAACACCTTTCTGCTCATCCCTAACCCCAGACTCCTGGGCCAGCCATAAATACTGCCCCAGGAGCCTGGGGTTGGAGCTTGGACTTCAGGCCTCTCTCAACAACCAGAACTCAGGAACCACCCTGCAGGGGAGCCGAGAGCTTGGAGCCCTCTCTGCTGTCCTGTAAGACCAGAGCCTGGGGcttccttccctggtggcacagtggttaagaatccgcctgccaatgcagggcacatgggttcgaaccctggtctgggaagatcccacatgccacggagcaactaagaccgtgcgccacaactactgagcctgcactctagagcccgtgagccataactactgagcccgcgttccacagctactgaagcctgcatgcctagagcccgtgctcctcaacaagagaagccaccgcaatgagaagcctgcacatcacaacaaagagtagcacccgctggacgcaactaaagaaaacccgtgcgcaacaacgaagactgaacacagccaaaaatcaaaaaaaaaaaagaccagaacctGAAGCTCAGAGCGAGCCCTCACTGAAGCCAGAGGCTGGAGCCTTCTGTAGAAGCCAAGAGCCCATTCTAGAGCTGAAGCCCAGAACTAGTTAAAAATCTACTCTAAGCCCCGAGTTCCCTCTTAAGCCAGAGTCAAAAGAGCATTGGAATCAGCCAGGAGTTTGAGCCCCCTGTGGAACCAGTGCTTAGAATTCTAGAGCCCATTCCGCAACTGGAGCCCAGAGAACACTCGGGCTCCCACTACACAGAACCAGAAACCACTCTAAAGCCAAGAAGCCTAAGATCTGGGCAGAGATCTACAGGGCCTCACCTCCCCGCGGTGCTGGCCGAAGAATTTCACTCTCTCCACGGCCAGCGTCCCTGGGGCCCTGCTGTTCATGGGGCCGTggccgcccgccccggcggccTGCCGGCCCTACTTAGGACAaggtggaggggaagggggaaactGTATAAGCGGTCTCCATGGCAATCGGGGCGGGGCGACCAGCCGCTGTGGGGTCTCTGGGAAACCATGAGTGGAGAGAGCCTGGGAGAGACTGTTGTCAGCCCGGGTGAGGTGGGGCAGCAGCACGGTGGACCGCGGATGGCTccaagaagggacttccctgccagTCGACGGCTGCCAGTCGGACCTTGGGCAGCTCTAGCCGCGGGGCGGAGTGTGGCGCACGGCGGCCGCTAGAGGGCACGCCAGCCCCACACAACCGCGCCTGCCTCTGCAGCTGCACCGAACTGGTGCACAGTTTGAGACAATCGATCGTT contains:
- the RPL35 gene encoding large ribosomal subunit protein uL29; this encodes MAKIKARDLRGKKKEELLKQLEDLKVELSQLRVAKVTGGAASKLSKIRVVRKSIARVLTVINQTQKENLRKFYKGKKYKPLDLRPKKTRAMRRRLNKHEENLKTKKQQRKERLYPLRKYAVKA
- the WDR38 gene encoding LOW QUALITY PROTEIN: WD repeat-containing protein 38 (The sequence of the model RefSeq protein was modified relative to this genomic sequence to represent the inferred CDS: inserted 2 bases in 1 codon); its protein translation is MNSRAPGTLAVERVKFFGQHRGEVNSSAFSPDGQKLLTASEDGCVYGWETQSGRLLWRHKAPVRFCRFSPDGCLFASTSCDCAIRLWDVAEAKCLQVLQGHQRSVETISFSPDSKQLASGGWDKRVMLWEVQSGQVLRHLVGHRDXVPSSDFAPSSDCLATGSWNSTIRMWDLRAGTPVIFHQELEAHSGNVSCLCYSASGLLVSGSWDKTIHIWKPSTGSLPVQLKGHITWVKSRAFSPDGLQVASTGYSHMVKVWDYNTGKSIETLKGVLDVAHACAFTPDGKLLVSGAA